In a genomic window of Paramicrobacterium chengjingii:
- the leuA gene encoding 2-isopropylmalate synthase, with protein MKNNQKASPMPVNKYRPFHQQISVDLPDRTWPNAVTSVAPRWCAVDLRDGNQALIDPMSPERKRVMFDMLVRMGYKEIEVGFPSASQTDFDFVRSLIEEDAIPDDVTIQVLTQCREHLIRRTYESIAGAKQAIVHLYNSTSVLQRDVVFRSDKQGIIDIALNGARLCKQMESTVPGTTVFYEYSPESYTGTELEFAATICNQVLDVLEPTPERNVIINLPATVEMATPNVYADSIEWMNRNLTHRENVILSLHPHNDRGTAIAAAELGYMAGADRIEGCLFGNGERTGNVDLVALGINLFTQGIDPQIDFSDIDEIKRTAEYCNQLKVHERSPWAGDLVFTAFSGSHQDAIKKGFEAMAAAAADQGVSTDDLAWAVPYLPVDPKDLGRSYEAVIRVNSQSGKGGVAYLLKSDHGMELPRKLQIEFSSVVQSRTDSEGGEVTSEEIWRIFHDEYLPADADETKWGRFELRGLRTSSNVDGGVDVDVSLRDGDSLDEHTAHGNGPIAAFLTVMNEHGVDVTLYDYVEHALSASGDAAAAAYVELQVGEQRLWGVGVDGDISVASLKAIVSAVNRGLRISSVDPALATAGV; from the coding sequence GCGTTGCACCACGGTGGTGCGCCGTCGATCTGAGAGACGGCAACCAGGCGCTCATCGATCCGATGAGCCCCGAGCGCAAGCGCGTGATGTTCGACATGCTCGTGCGAATGGGCTACAAGGAGATTGAAGTCGGATTTCCGAGTGCCAGTCAAACGGACTTCGACTTCGTGCGCTCCTTGATCGAAGAAGATGCCATACCGGACGACGTCACGATTCAAGTTCTGACACAGTGCCGTGAACACCTTATTCGGCGTACATACGAGTCAATTGCCGGGGCGAAGCAGGCCATCGTTCACCTGTACAACTCCACGAGCGTTCTCCAACGCGACGTTGTTTTCCGCTCAGACAAGCAGGGAATCATCGATATCGCGCTCAACGGCGCGCGGCTCTGCAAGCAGATGGAAAGCACGGTCCCTGGAACGACAGTGTTCTACGAATACTCACCAGAGAGCTACACCGGAACCGAACTCGAATTTGCTGCCACGATCTGCAACCAGGTGCTCGACGTGCTCGAGCCCACGCCCGAGCGCAACGTCATCATCAACCTTCCTGCCACTGTCGAAATGGCCACACCCAACGTTTACGCAGATTCGATCGAGTGGATGAACCGCAACCTCACGCATCGTGAGAACGTCATACTTTCCCTGCATCCTCATAACGACAGGGGGACGGCGATTGCCGCTGCGGAGCTTGGCTACATGGCCGGTGCCGACCGTATTGAAGGGTGCCTTTTCGGCAACGGTGAGCGCACGGGCAACGTGGATCTCGTTGCACTCGGCATCAATTTGTTCACGCAGGGAATCGATCCTCAGATCGACTTCAGCGACATCGACGAGATCAAGCGCACCGCTGAGTACTGCAACCAGCTGAAGGTTCACGAGCGAAGCCCATGGGCGGGAGACCTCGTCTTCACAGCTTTCAGCGGCTCGCACCAAGACGCCATCAAGAAGGGTTTTGAGGCAATGGCGGCGGCAGCTGCCGACCAGGGGGTGTCCACAGACGACCTCGCCTGGGCAGTGCCGTATCTGCCTGTCGACCCGAAGGACCTCGGTCGCTCCTACGAAGCGGTGATTCGCGTCAACTCGCAGTCGGGCAAGGGCGGGGTTGCTTATCTTTTGAAGTCCGATCACGGGATGGAACTGCCTCGCAAACTCCAGATCGAGTTCTCGTCAGTCGTTCAGAGCCGCACAGATTCTGAAGGAGGCGAGGTCACCAGCGAGGAGATCTGGCGCATCTTCCACGATGAATACCTGCCCGCTGATGCTGACGAAACTAAGTGGGGCCGATTCGAGCTTCGCGGACTTCGCACCTCGAGCAATGTGGATGGGGGCGTTGACGTCGACGTTTCGTTGCGTGACGGTGATTCGCTCGATGAGCACACCGCGCATGGAAACGGTCCGATCGCGGCGTTCCTCACGGTCATGAATGAGCACGGCGTCGATGTGACGCTGTACGACTACGTTGAGCATGCCCTGAGCGCGAGCGGCGATGCTGCTGCCGCCGCATACGTCGAGCTGCAGGTTGGTGAGCAGCGGCTGTGGGGAGTCGGAGTTGATGGTGACATTTCCGTAGCGTCATTGAAGGCGATCGTCTCTGCAGTCAACCGCGGCCTTCGCATCTCGAGCGTTGACCCGGCTCTGGCTACAGCCGGCGTCTAA